Proteins encoded within one genomic window of Flavobacterium sp. NG2:
- a CDS encoding sugar kinase, whose product MSFITFGEIMVRFTPIKQGEKIYSSRSFDLNFAGSESNVATSLSMLHNKVSFVTKLPENQLGDAAINAIKGYGINAHNIIRGDGRIGTYFIEIGSSIRPSSVIYDRAHSSFSQIEKGEFDWEDILKDKEWLFLSGITASLSNQCALESIAITKIAKKLGVKVCFDMNYRRTLWKSVTDARNIFDQIIENTDILFGNLGVLKDVYQMDYSDNSIEETVESMTKVQQKFGVSKIAFTVRDHISASENKLTGIIVSGTNHYISQTFNVLITDRFGTGDAFAAACMHGLNAGWNYQKTIEFAASAFALKHTIQGDQHTSTEKEILSIMEGNTSGHVLR is encoded by the coding sequence ATGAGTTTTATAACTTTTGGTGAAATAATGGTTCGTTTTACACCTATTAAACAGGGTGAAAAAATATATTCATCCCGCTCATTTGATCTCAATTTCGCTGGTTCCGAATCAAATGTAGCCACCTCATTGTCTATGTTACATAACAAAGTGAGTTTTGTTACTAAATTGCCTGAAAACCAATTGGGAGACGCTGCAATAAACGCTATCAAAGGTTACGGAATAAATGCCCATAATATTATTAGAGGTGATGGAAGGATCGGCACCTACTTTATAGAAATAGGTTCTTCCATACGACCATCAAGTGTTATTTATGATCGAGCCCACTCATCTTTTAGTCAAATCGAAAAAGGCGAATTTGATTGGGAGGATATTTTAAAAGATAAAGAATGGTTGTTTTTATCAGGAATAACAGCATCACTTTCGAATCAATGTGCTCTTGAATCTATTGCCATTACTAAAATAGCCAAAAAGCTAGGGGTTAAAGTTTGTTTTGATATGAATTACAGACGTACTTTATGGAAAAGTGTTACAGATGCAAGGAATATTTTTGATCAAATTATTGAAAATACAGATATTTTGTTTGGAAATTTAGGTGTTTTGAAAGATGTATATCAAATGGATTATTCGGATAATTCTATTGAAGAAACTGTTGAATCCATGACTAAAGTGCAGCAAAAATTTGGAGTTAGTAAAATCGCTTTTACAGTTCGAGATCATATATCTGCAAGTGAAAATAAATTAACAGGTATTATTGTTTCAGGTACTAACCATTACATATCACAAACATTTAATGTGTTAATAACGGATAGGTTTGGAACAGGAGATGCTTTTGCTGCTGCTTGTATGCATGGGCTAAATGCTGGTTGGAACTATCAAAAAACAATCGAGTTCGCCGCCTCTGCTTTTGCTTTAAAGCATACCATTCAAGGTGATCAACATACAAGTACCGAAAAAGAAATATTATCAATAATGGAAGGTAACACTTCAGGACATGTTTTACGATGA
- a CDS encoding mandelate racemase/muconate lactonizing enzyme family protein: protein MKITNIKTYPINVGTGTQLVIKIETDATIYGWGASGLSGRELAVIGAIEHFKPLLIGKDPNQIGAIWQDLYRGQYFEGGRVLTAAISAIDIALYDIKGKYLGIPVYELLGGKQRDFVECFASVRFSTLDELLRLSKGLVNEGWNMLRLAPAEFEEQTDKTIFEPRESIATIADWVTKLRQEIGPKITIGIDYHTRLTLPETYSFINRMPTGTIDFIEEPIRDENPEAYEALRKLINVPFAIGEEFSSKWQFLPFLERNIAQYARVDVCNVGGLTEAMKVASLAEAHYIDLMPHNPLGPICTAATIHLAAACPNFSWLEEVNTGAHVLTNDPKFYPVQPKLEGTRYKILDSPGLGVEFNEEYAKSLSFRPTEIPRLRRKDGSFTNW, encoded by the coding sequence ATGAAAATAACAAATATTAAAACCTATCCAATAAATGTTGGTACAGGAACCCAACTAGTAATTAAAATAGAAACAGATGCTACGATTTATGGTTGGGGGGCTTCAGGATTATCAGGTAGAGAACTGGCTGTAATTGGAGCTATTGAACATTTTAAACCACTATTAATAGGAAAAGATCCAAATCAAATAGGAGCAATTTGGCAAGATTTATATAGAGGTCAATATTTTGAGGGAGGGAGAGTTTTAACTGCTGCCATTTCTGCCATTGATATCGCTTTGTATGATATAAAAGGCAAGTATTTGGGGATTCCTGTTTATGAATTATTAGGAGGAAAACAAAGAGATTTTGTAGAATGTTTTGCCTCAGTACGTTTTTCAACATTAGATGAATTACTGAGACTTTCAAAAGGGTTAGTAAATGAAGGATGGAATATGTTACGATTAGCTCCTGCTGAATTTGAAGAACAAACCGATAAAACAATTTTTGAACCAAGGGAATCCATAGCTACTATTGCAGATTGGGTTACAAAATTGAGACAAGAAATTGGACCTAAAATTACTATCGGAATTGATTACCACACTCGTCTGACATTACCAGAAACATATTCTTTTATAAATAGAATGCCTACTGGAACGATTGATTTTATTGAAGAACCTATAAGGGATGAAAACCCAGAAGCTTATGAAGCTTTAAGGAAACTTATTAATGTACCTTTTGCAATTGGGGAAGAGTTTTCTAGTAAATGGCAGTTTTTACCATTTTTAGAACGTAATATAGCACAATATGCACGTGTTGATGTATGTAATGTGGGTGGACTAACAGAAGCTATGAAAGTGGCATCTTTGGCGGAGGCACATTATATTGATTTGATGCCGCATAATCCTTTAGGACCTATTTGTACTGCAGCTACGATACATTTGGCAGCTGCTTGTCCTAATTTTAGTTGGTTAGAAGAAGTAAATACAGGAGCACACGTATTAACTAATGACCCTAAATTTTATCCTGTACAACCTAAACTAGAAGGTACAAGATATAAAATTCTTGATTCTCCTGGCTTAGGGGTTGAATTCAATGAAGAATATGCAAAAAGCCTCTCTTTTAGACCTACTGAAATTCCTCGATTAAGACGTAAGGATGGTTCTTTTACCAATTGGTAA
- a CDS encoding MFS transporter: MTTKPTTKQRYKILMMVFITVVINYLDRSNISVAAFAIADDLDLNSVQMGLVFSAFAWTYAGLQIPGGILVDKIKARFLYSLMLVLWSFATLLQGFVNSFSMLIGLRASVGIFEAPSYPTNNSIVTKWFPEKERASAIGIYTSGQYIGLAFLTPLLVTIQNYMGWRGLFIVSGVIGLIWGIIWFKIYRDPEDSRKVSESELEYINQDNKNYSNEIKLKKKFEWNDLKHAFIYRKLWGLYIGQFCLGATAIFFLTWFPTYLVKYRGLDFLQSGFLASIPFLAAFSGVILAGFTSDFLIKKGYSNEFSRKMPIIFGMLLSTFIIGANYTDNTFFVILFLSLAFFGNGLASITWIFISLMAPKRLIGLTGGVFNLIGGLSSVVIPVSIGFLVKDGDFKPALFFIGGLALIGLLSYVFLVGDIKRIEIDEN; encoded by the coding sequence ATGACAACAAAACCAACTACAAAACAACGATATAAAATTCTTATGATGGTTTTTATAACCGTTGTAATAAATTATTTAGATAGGAGTAATATTTCTGTAGCTGCTTTTGCAATTGCTGACGATCTTGATTTAAATTCGGTACAAATGGGATTAGTTTTTTCTGCTTTTGCATGGACTTATGCAGGATTACAAATACCTGGAGGAATATTGGTTGACAAAATTAAGGCTAGATTTTTGTATTCTTTAATGCTAGTTTTGTGGTCATTTGCAACTTTATTACAAGGTTTTGTTAATTCTTTTTCGATGTTAATAGGTTTACGAGCTAGCGTAGGAATTTTTGAAGCACCTTCTTACCCAACTAATAATTCAATAGTAACTAAATGGTTTCCCGAAAAAGAACGTGCAAGTGCTATTGGCATCTATACTTCAGGACAATATATTGGTTTAGCTTTTTTAACTCCTTTATTAGTTACTATTCAAAACTATATGGGATGGAGGGGTTTATTTATCGTTTCAGGTGTAATAGGTTTAATTTGGGGTATTATTTGGTTTAAAATTTATCGTGATCCAGAAGATTCAAGAAAAGTAAGTGAGTCTGAATTAGAATATATAAATCAAGACAACAAAAATTATTCAAATGAAATCAAATTGAAAAAAAAATTTGAATGGAATGATTTAAAACATGCTTTTATATACCGAAAGTTATGGGGTTTATATATAGGTCAATTTTGTTTAGGAGCTACCGCTATTTTTTTTCTAACTTGGTTTCCAACCTATTTGGTTAAATACAGAGGTCTTGATTTTTTACAATCTGGTTTTTTAGCTTCGATACCTTTTTTAGCTGCTTTTTCCGGAGTTATTTTAGCGGGTTTTACTTCTGATTTTTTAATAAAAAAAGGATATTCAAACGAATTTTCAAGAAAAATGCCCATAATTTTTGGAATGTTGCTATCCACCTTTATTATCGGTGCAAATTATACAGACAATACTTTTTTCGTGATTTTATTTTTATCCTTGGCTTTTTTTGGCAATGGATTAGCAAGTATTACTTGGATTTTTATTTCATTAATGGCTCCGAAGAGATTAATAGGACTAACTGGAGGTGTTTTTAACTTAATTGGAGGATTGTCATCTGTAGTGATACCTGTATCAATTGGTTTTTTAGTTAAAGATGGAGACTTTAAACCTGCGTTGTTTTTTATTGGAGGTTTAGCATTAATAGGCTTGCTATCCTATGTATTCTTAGTAGGAGATATAAAACGAATAGAAATTGATGAAAACTAA
- a CDS encoding sulfatase-like hydrolase/transferase, which yields MKQTKNLFLLMIVFLLAFSPIKITAQKKAPKTNIIFLFADDAGYNDFGFQGSKYFSTPNLDKLATEGMVFKEAYTTDSVCGPSRAGLLTGMYQQRFGIEENNVPGYMSESSRLNDDEMGLPLPIKTIADYLNPLGYKSIVLGKWHLGNADRYHPLKRGFDEFYGFRGGARSFWTLTETEAKQRPEDRLEQGFGNYAEPQKYITDDFADKACEFMERNKKNPFFMYVSFNAVHSPLHTTEEDMAKIKHLTGKRKQLAAMTLALDRACGQILDKLKKLGLEKNTLIVFGNDNGGPDVTETSNYPLSGCKSTLLEGGIRVPFIMKLPSVIKAGTTYDKSISMLDMTPTFINLAGGNAAQIKALDGVDLMPFITHKNTEAPHQRLFWKIANRGVVREGDWKLLRYPDRPAELYNITQDVGEKNDLATQYPEKVRALYKTLFDWEAGLERPLWMLKTIYEVNAVHRTDEKRDPVIDK from the coding sequence ATGAAACAAACTAAGAACCTTTTTTTATTAATGATTGTTTTTTTATTGGCATTTTCACCAATAAAAATAACAGCACAAAAAAAAGCGCCTAAAACAAATATCATTTTCCTTTTTGCTGATGATGCTGGGTATAATGATTTTGGATTTCAAGGCAGTAAGTATTTTTCGACTCCTAATTTAGATAAGCTAGCCACCGAAGGAATGGTTTTTAAAGAAGCTTATACAACTGATTCTGTATGTGGACCTTCGAGAGCGGGTTTGTTAACAGGGATGTACCAACAGCGTTTTGGTATTGAAGAAAACAATGTGCCAGGCTATATGAGCGAATCCTCACGATTGAATGATGACGAAATGGGATTGCCGTTACCTATAAAAACCATTGCCGATTACTTGAATCCATTGGGTTATAAGTCTATTGTTTTAGGGAAATGGCATTTGGGGAATGCCGATAGATACCACCCTTTGAAGAGAGGTTTTGATGAGTTTTACGGTTTTAGAGGAGGCGCTAGAAGTTTTTGGACTTTGACAGAAACCGAAGCCAAACAAAGACCAGAAGATAGATTGGAGCAAGGTTTTGGGAATTATGCAGAACCACAAAAATATATCACCGATGATTTTGCAGACAAAGCCTGTGAGTTTATGGAACGCAACAAGAAAAATCCATTTTTTATGTATGTTTCTTTTAATGCCGTGCATTCGCCATTGCATACTACCGAGGAAGATATGGCTAAAATTAAACATCTAACAGGGAAACGGAAGCAATTGGCAGCTATGACACTTGCCTTAGACCGTGCTTGTGGGCAAATTTTAGACAAACTAAAAAAGCTAGGTTTAGAGAAAAATACGCTGATTGTTTTTGGGAATGATAATGGTGGGCCTGATGTTACCGAAACTTCTAATTACCCATTGAGTGGTTGTAAATCGACTTTATTAGAAGGAGGAATTCGAGTACCATTTATCATGAAATTACCCTCGGTTATTAAAGCTGGAACGACTTATGATAAGTCGATAAGCATGTTGGATATGACACCTACTTTTATCAATCTGGCAGGAGGAAACGCTGCTCAAATTAAGGCATTAGATGGTGTTGATTTAATGCCTTTTATCACCCATAAAAACACTGAAGCTCCTCATCAAAGATTGTTTTGGAAAATAGCCAATAGAGGCGTAGTTCGGGAAGGCGATTGGAAATTGTTGCGTTATCCTGATAGACCTGCTGAGTTGTATAATATTACTCAAGACGTAGGAGAGAAAAACGATTTGGCTACTCAATATCCAGAAAAAGTGAGAGCCTTGTATAAAACCTTATTTGACTGGGAAGCGGGATTAGAACGTCCTTTATGGATGTTAAAAACCATTTATGAAGTGAATGCTGTGCATCGCACAGATGAAAAAAGAGATCCAGTGATTGATAAATAA
- a CDS encoding glycoside hydrolase family 3 N-terminal domain-containing protein has protein sequence MNFKTLLIGFSFGFSVLLNAQARKTVPYSTPEIDAKVEALMSKMTMEEKLAQIVGTRLKEIMVDGKVSLQKCREQIPYGIGHFCQFSSGLTLEPEKLRDLVREVQHYLMTETKTKIPAIFHEEAITGFATQGATTFPQQIGVGCSWNPDIVQNNSASTARTMRAAGATFALSPMLDLSRTAHWNRLEESYGEDAYLTSKMGVAFVKGLQGDDFKTGVAATVKHFAGYGTFNNSEKELYEEYLMPHEACIKIAGAKSVMPSYGKYKALPVVASPIMLDQMLRKEIGFDGLVVSDYFAVSKTYKGYKQAPSEMVAGAMAINAGVDIELSSPIAYPLLPEALKNGEVSIETINQAVKRALIMKAKLGLLDENPIIGTEGTLDFDPPANRKLAYETAAQSIVLLKNNGVLPLKKGVKKIALLGPNAATYQCLLGDYTYQSMISFWHSTAFDPTNPKLITLKEGLENKVAKDVQIFHERGCDWSAALESKIDNSGLGDDRLSKLKLLSIKGLPQPDLQNALKIATESDVIIAAMGENLYLCGEGRERKGIRLPGEQEAFVEKLIATGKPVILVMFGGRQQLVSKFEDKCAAIVQAWFPGEEGGNALADILVGNVNPSAKLCVTYPRTESRDEINYKNGYEEASLVQYPFGYGLSYTNYEYSKFKIKSAVKITDDRFAIAVNVKNTGERAGDEIVQLYVSPVDKASTQKPIQLKGFERVALKAGEEKTVIFHVSPQQLVQYKNEKWIVEAGKYEFKIGASSTDIRQKGIIEFKGKDLILEHGREVFFTENEVKN, from the coding sequence ATGAATTTTAAAACATTGCTAATTGGATTCTCTTTCGGCTTTAGTGTTTTGCTAAATGCTCAGGCACGAAAGACAGTTCCCTATTCAACACCCGAAATAGATGCTAAAGTAGAAGCCCTCATGAGCAAAATGACCATGGAGGAAAAATTAGCACAAATTGTTGGAACTCGTTTGAAAGAAATTATGGTCGATGGAAAAGTTTCTTTACAAAAATGTAGAGAACAAATTCCGTATGGAATAGGTCATTTTTGTCAATTTTCATCAGGATTAACATTAGAACCTGAAAAATTAAGGGATTTGGTTCGTGAGGTACAGCATTATTTAATGACAGAAACCAAGACTAAAATCCCCGCAATATTTCATGAAGAAGCCATTACGGGTTTTGCTACACAAGGAGCCACCACCTTTCCGCAACAGATAGGTGTGGGTTGTTCTTGGAACCCAGATATAGTTCAAAATAATTCAGCATCAACGGCTCGAACCATGCGTGCTGCGGGAGCGACTTTTGCTTTATCGCCCATGTTAGATTTAAGTAGAACAGCCCATTGGAACAGATTAGAAGAAAGTTATGGTGAAGATGCCTATTTGACTTCAAAAATGGGGGTTGCCTTTGTAAAAGGCTTGCAAGGAGATGATTTTAAAACTGGTGTTGCGGCAACGGTCAAACATTTTGCGGGTTATGGTACTTTTAACAATAGTGAAAAAGAATTATACGAAGAATATTTAATGCCACATGAAGCCTGTATCAAAATAGCAGGTGCCAAGAGCGTTATGCCTTCTTATGGTAAATACAAAGCTTTGCCGGTAGTAGCAAGTCCGATTATGCTTGACCAAATGTTACGCAAAGAAATAGGTTTTGATGGATTGGTAGTGAGTGATTATTTTGCGGTTTCCAAAACGTATAAAGGATACAAGCAAGCACCATCTGAAATGGTGGCAGGAGCTATGGCCATTAATGCTGGAGTTGATATTGAACTTTCTTCTCCTATTGCTTATCCTTTATTACCTGAAGCGCTTAAAAACGGTGAAGTTTCAATAGAAACTATCAATCAAGCTGTAAAAAGAGCGCTTATCATGAAAGCCAAGTTAGGTTTATTAGATGAAAATCCCATCATTGGAACCGAAGGGACATTAGATTTTGATCCGCCTGCCAATAGAAAATTGGCTTATGAAACTGCGGCTCAATCTATTGTACTGTTAAAAAACAATGGTGTTTTACCTTTGAAAAAAGGAGTCAAGAAAATTGCATTACTAGGGCCTAATGCGGCTACTTATCAATGCTTGTTAGGAGATTATACCTATCAGTCTATGATTTCTTTTTGGCACAGTACAGCGTTTGATCCTACCAATCCTAAGTTAATTACATTAAAAGAAGGGTTAGAGAATAAAGTAGCAAAAGATGTTCAAATTTTTCATGAAAGAGGTTGTGATTGGAGTGCGGCATTAGAATCAAAAATTGATAATAGTGGTTTAGGTGATGATCGTTTGAGCAAGTTAAAATTATTAAGCATCAAAGGACTTCCGCAGCCGGATTTACAAAATGCCTTAAAAATAGCGACAGAAAGCGATGTGATTATTGCGGCTATGGGCGAAAACTTGTATTTATGTGGCGAAGGAAGGGAACGAAAAGGAATTCGTTTACCAGGTGAGCAGGAAGCGTTTGTTGAAAAATTAATTGCTACGGGTAAGCCTGTGATTTTGGTTATGTTTGGTGGTCGTCAACAACTGGTAAGCAAATTTGAAGACAAATGTGCTGCCATCGTTCAAGCTTGGTTTCCAGGGGAAGAAGGCGGGAACGCATTGGCTGATATTTTGGTTGGAAATGTAAATCCATCAGCTAAATTATGTGTGACCTATCCTCGTACCGAATCTCGTGACGAAATTAATTATAAAAATGGGTACGAAGAGGCTTCTTTGGTACAATATCCATTTGGTTACGGACTGTCATACACAAACTATGAATATTCGAAATTTAAAATAAAATCAGCTGTTAAGATTACCGATGATCGTTTTGCCATTGCTGTAAATGTTAAAAACACAGGAGAACGTGCTGGGGACGAAATTGTGCAATTGTATGTTTCGCCAGTGGATAAAGCATCAACCCAAAAACCGATACAATTAAAGGGTTTTGAGCGTGTGGCTTTAAAAGCAGGCGAAGAGAAAACTGTAATATTTCATGTATCTCCGCAACAATTGGTGCAGTATAAAAATGAAAAATGGATTGTTGAAGCAGGAAAATACGAATTCAAAATTGGCGCTTCCTCCACAGACATTCGTCAAAAAGGGATTATTGAATTTAAAGGAAAGGACTTGATTTTAGAGCATGGAAGGGAAGTTTTTTTTACTGAAAATGAAGTGAAAAACTAA
- a CDS encoding arylsulfatase encodes MGMISFPIWAQKKNTKKPNIVIVYLDDLGYGDLSSYGATEIKTPNMDVLAKGGIKFTNGYATSATCTPSRYGLLTGVYPWRNDDAKILPGSAPLIISTQQETLPKMLKRAGYQTAVVGKWHLGLGVGETDWNKTISPGANEVGFDESYILAATQDRVPTVYIDNGRVDNLDPKDPIFVSYKKNFEGQPTGVDNPELTTMKWSHGHNQSIVNGIPRIGYMKGGEAAKWTDTDMADHFLIKAKNYVREHKSKPFFLYYALQQPHVPRTPHPRFVGKSGMGPRGDAILEADWCIGEFMKTLKEEGILENTLIVFSSDNGPVLDDGYHDEAVEKLGKHTPAGKLRGGKYSLFEAGTRVPFMVYWKGTIKPQVSDALVCQMDLLASFASMLGVKASMGDSQNTINTFLGKDKKGRQNLVTEAGSKTAFRTGDWIMIPPYKGKAMNEQTHTELGIDTQFQLYNLKTDIGQKNNQAAANPKLVNSFFEQYKKIVGDKYTPIK; translated from the coding sequence ATGGGAATGATTAGTTTTCCAATTTGGGCACAAAAAAAGAATACTAAAAAACCAAATATTGTGATTGTCTATTTGGATGATTTAGGATACGGTGATTTGAGCTCGTATGGCGCTACTGAAATTAAAACGCCTAATATGGATGTATTGGCCAAGGGAGGAATTAAATTCACCAATGGCTATGCTACCTCTGCTACTTGTACTCCTAGCCGTTATGGATTATTGACTGGAGTGTATCCGTGGCGCAATGACGATGCTAAGATTTTACCAGGCTCAGCCCCATTGATTATTTCAACCCAACAAGAAACTTTGCCAAAAATGTTGAAGCGAGCGGGCTATCAAACAGCCGTAGTAGGTAAATGGCATTTAGGATTAGGAGTGGGAGAAACCGATTGGAACAAAACTATTTCTCCAGGAGCAAATGAGGTAGGTTTTGATGAATCGTATATTTTGGCAGCCACACAAGACCGTGTTCCTACTGTGTATATTGATAACGGTCGTGTAGATAATCTAGACCCTAAGGATCCTATTTTTGTAAGTTATAAAAAGAACTTTGAGGGACAACCTACAGGAGTTGACAATCCAGAATTAACTACGATGAAATGGAGTCACGGTCACAATCAAAGTATTGTAAACGGTATTCCGAGAATAGGTTATATGAAGGGTGGAGAAGCTGCAAAATGGACAGATACCGATATGGCAGACCATTTTTTAATCAAAGCTAAAAACTATGTTCGCGAGCACAAAAGCAAACCATTTTTCTTGTATTATGCTTTGCAACAACCGCATGTACCGCGCACACCACATCCTCGTTTTGTAGGTAAATCAGGAATGGGACCTCGTGGAGATGCTATTTTGGAAGCTGATTGGTGTATTGGTGAATTCATGAAAACTTTAAAAGAAGAAGGAATTTTAGAGAATACGTTAATTGTTTTTTCAAGTGATAATGGCCCTGTTCTTGACGATGGCTACCATGATGAGGCTGTTGAAAAATTAGGAAAGCATACGCCAGCAGGTAAATTGCGTGGGGGTAAATATAGTTTGTTTGAAGCAGGAACACGCGTACCATTTATGGTGTATTGGAAAGGAACTATCAAGCCTCAAGTATCAGACGCTTTAGTGTGTCAAATGGATTTATTGGCCTCTTTTGCTTCTATGTTGGGAGTAAAAGCGAGTATGGGTGATAGCCAGAACACAATTAATACTTTTTTAGGAAAAGATAAAAAAGGCCGTCAAAACTTGGTTACCGAAGCAGGCTCTAAAACAGCTTTCAGAACGGGAGACTGGATTATGATTCCACCTTATAAAGGAAAAGCGATGAACGAGCAAACGCACACTGAATTAGGAATTGATACCCAATTTCAGCTGTATAATTTGAAAACGGATATCGGTCAAAAAAACAACCAAGCGGCTGCTAATCCTAAATTGGTCAACAGTTTTTTTGAGCAATATAAAAAAATAGTAGGAGACAAATACACACCTATAAAATAA
- a CDS encoding beta-porphyranase D — MIKLAKIIMGLVAFGNVVAGYSQTVSSGPPEPPLGKRWVVNPDFSDEFNGTQLDTTKWYDHHPTWKGREPGIFLSSQVSVKDGFLQIKGEKLKKDTIVKAYGKESIYNIAGGAVVSKKSVLFGYYETKVKAAATSMSTTFWFSTNGTKKGAKDCDNYGLEWDIHESIGRDGNFSGSYFAHGMHSNSHYWYTDCNKEKHDYRAAAVNFNNPEVSSARFHVYGGWWRDEQNASYYYNNSEPKHQKFYDKISDKPFDRPMHMRLVSETYPFPWIELPTDEELADPTKNVVYYDWVRGYKLVDVTDANKDAIHDPSVKLFDETILFHSATIDLPASNVLKIPLAYKALEDREIFLKLSDADGKKITETKWVAYAGYAHLEYELKLDKPIEVNKGYSLMAKIRPLNVAKPKDIDMSTLIINVTENKTTKNKKK, encoded by the coding sequence ATGATAAAGCTTGCAAAAATAATAATGGGATTAGTTGCATTTGGTAATGTAGTGGCAGGATATTCTCAAACCGTATCTTCAGGGCCACCAGAACCTCCTTTAGGAAAAAGATGGGTAGTAAATCCTGATTTCTCAGATGAATTCAACGGAACGCAATTGGATACCACCAAATGGTATGACCATCATCCTACTTGGAAAGGAAGAGAGCCTGGTATCTTTTTGTCTTCTCAAGTTTCGGTCAAAGATGGTTTTCTTCAAATTAAAGGGGAGAAACTGAAAAAAGACACCATTGTTAAAGCGTATGGAAAAGAGTCGATTTACAACATAGCTGGCGGTGCTGTAGTGTCAAAGAAATCAGTACTTTTTGGGTATTATGAAACCAAAGTGAAAGCGGCGGCTACATCCATGTCTACTACTTTTTGGTTCTCAACGAATGGTACTAAAAAAGGGGCTAAAGACTGTGATAATTATGGTTTAGAATGGGATATTCATGAGTCTATAGGGAGAGATGGTAATTTTAGTGGTAGTTATTTTGCCCATGGTATGCACTCCAATTCACACTATTGGTACACGGATTGCAACAAAGAAAAACACGATTACCGCGCTGCAGCTGTTAATTTTAATAACCCTGAAGTTTCTTCTGCTAGATTCCATGTATATGGTGGTTGGTGGCGTGATGAGCAAAATGCTAGTTATTATTACAACAATAGCGAACCCAAACATCAAAAGTTTTATGATAAAATAAGCGACAAACCCTTTGACAGACCGATGCATATGCGTTTAGTATCCGAAACCTATCCTTTTCCGTGGATTGAATTGCCAACAGATGAAGAATTGGCTGACCCTACTAAAAATGTGGTTTATTATGATTGGGTACGTGGGTATAAATTAGTCGATGTGACTGATGCTAATAAAGATGCTATTCATGACCCGTCGGTGAAACTTTTTGATGAAACCATCCTTTTCCACTCAGCTACTATTGATTTACCAGCATCTAATGTTTTAAAAATACCGTTGGCTTATAAAGCCCTCGAAGACCGTGAAATTTTTCTAAAATTATCAGATGCAGATGGAAAGAAAATCACTGAAACGAAGTGGGTTGCTTATGCCGGTTATGCTCATTTAGAATATGAATTGAAATTGGATAAGCCAATTGAAGTTAACAAAGGCTATTCGTTGATGGCAAAAATTCGTCCACTGAATGTAGCTAAGCCTAAAGATATTGATATGAGTACCTTGATAATTAATGTAACAGAGAATAAAACAACTAAGAATAAAAAGAAGTAA